The following proteins are co-located in the Pomacea canaliculata isolate SZHN2017 linkage group LG10, ASM307304v1, whole genome shotgun sequence genome:
- the LOC112573501 gene encoding helicase with zinc finger domain 2-like — translation MPVSVLSTFLIRCQCCLTLPESLYEIRPSNHTKSTNVSGCPYLRWRRPTEQELGDSAVVIENVKIEMKCVHLSKSSGQQEFYQGTFSLPAKFCFDRGIEFGGKSAGSIGKEDEYKSNSTCPMDYLCIRCRVKCEEPTVSRVQQSYLKCVVDDHYTWIGHGGVIHVEHKNRQDADGGRLAVTFLLSRHSSVPPSQLLSSTGDPVTLEILPKSQVDRRAQEMLFQLEEEGNKLAQAIAYNKRIPQLDKDRRALGFQLEFQETNVPGVKLPRNNKPQHDAIVTALTNSVSLIQGPPGTGKTYTGIKLIYLFTQINRRLAEDGKGKKIVLFCGPSNKAVDLVARLLKLKFGNECPKMVRLYGSAIESKDYPIPRCDLQSSRGMRDLKSEPELQDVSLHHIIRESDKPYAEKIATFDKYFDKCRSDPENFKVTSKQIKAYKRLLHDASVEELAHHEVIFATCAVGGNSKLVKATKGSIFQVIIDECAMSPEPHSLVPIVANKAKQVVLIGDYKQLRPIITCQGAAELGLDQSLFERLYEKSSVPRVFLSTQYRMHPKICKFPSIEFYDGQLKTGIEVKLTHVLPIWPAKPKSSTKASDRIPHILVDVRGEEKTLTVSTDEGNERSKSNSAEADKVIEILQYLKQICAGKRLYHEIDAGTRFKELLETNQEEERKDLYGLPEIPKNTEKIYSYTIKVLTQYNAQRHLLEEKLEQACKGHRGDLSLSRYDKNNITVGTVVSSQGGEWDYVVLSTVRSLPSYKIEPRPTLGWCRQNMGFITDQNQVNVALTRACHGLIIVGNAELLKCDPVWNRLVTKYEELGCVYQSADFPPPLPQQRPRVKSRRQPVASKEWQQVRSGQDRSTSSAR, via the exons ATGCCAGTGTCTGTACTCAGCACATTTCTGATCCGGTGTCAGTGTTGTCTTACTCTGCCAGAGAGTCTATACGAAATCAGACCTTCAAATCATACAAAGAGTACAAACGTGTCTGGATGCCCCTACTTGAGATGGAGGCGGCCTACGGAGCAGGAACTTGGTGACAGTGCAGTTGTCATAGAGAATGTAAAGATTGAAATGAAGTGCGTTCATTTATCAAAATCATCGGGACAGCAGGAATTCTACCAAGGTACTTTCAGCTTGCCTGCAAAGTTTTGCTTTGACAGAGGAATCGAATTTGGCGGCAAATCTGCTGGCAGCATCGGAAAAGAAGACGAATACAAAAGCAACAGTACATGTCCTATGGACTACCTGTGCATCAGGTGTCGTGTGAAATGTGAGGAGCCAACCGTGTCGAGAGTCCAACAGTCGTATCTCAAATGTGTTGTGGACGACCATTACACGTGGATTGGTCACGGTGGTGTAATTCATGTGGAACACAAAAACCGCCAAGATGCCGATGGCGGGAGGCTGGCTGTCACCTTTCTCTTGAGTCGCCATAGCAGTGTTCCTCCGTCACAGCTGTTGAGTAGCACAGGAGACCCAGTCACACTGGAAATTCTACCGAAGTCTCAGGTGGACAG ACGTGCGCAAGAAATGCTGTTTCAACTGGAAGAAGAAGGCAATAAGTTGGCGCAAGCCATCGCATACAACAAAAGGATTCCACAACTTG ACAAAGATCGACGAGCTTTAGGATTTCAGCTTGAATTTCAAGAGACTAATGTACCTGGTGTAAAGCTCCCAAGAAATAATAAACCGCAGCACGACGCAATCGTGACAGCCCTGACCAACAGCGTTTCTCTCATTCAAGGACCGCCAG gTACAGGCAAGACATACACAGGAATAAAGTTGATATATTTGTTCACACAAATTAACAGAAGACTTGCGGAAGatggaaagggaaaaaagattGTTCTCTTCTGCGGACCATCCAACAAGGCTGTAGATCTTGTTGCAA GGCTCTTGAAGCTGAAGTTCGGAAACGAATGCCCGAAGATGGTGAGGCTTTACGGGTCTGCCATCGAGTCTAAGGATTATCCTATCCCTCGATGCGACTTGCAGTCCTCACGTGGGATGAGAGATCTCAAGAGTGAACCGGAACTACag gaTGTGAGTTTGCACCACATTATCCGTGAGTCAGACAAGCCATACGCAGAAAAGATCGCGACGTTTGATAAATATTTCGACAAATGCCGAAGTGATCCAGAAAATTTCAAGGTGACGAGCAAGCAAATCAAAGCCTATAAACGCCTTCTGCACGATGCCAGTGTTGAGGAGCTGGCTCACCATGAAGTCATCTTTGCTACCTGCGCTGTGGGCGGCAACTCAAAACTCGTCAAAGCTACCAAAGGCTCTATTTTTCAG GTGATCATTGACGAGTGCGCCATGTCACCAGAGCCACACAGTCTGGTGCCAATTGTGGCCAACAAGGCCAAGCAGGTGGTCCTCATCGGAGACTACAAACAGCTCCGGCCAATCATAACATGTCAGGGTGCAGCAGAGCTGGGACTGGACCAGTCACTCTTTGAACGTTTATACGAAAAGTCTTCAGTGCCACGGGTCTTCCTCAGCACACAGTACAGAATG CATCCAAAAATCTGCAAGTTTCCATCTATTGAGTTCTACGACGGTCAACTTAAGACTGGTATCGAAGTGAAGCTCACACATGTTCTTCCAATATGGCCTGCAAAGCCAAAGAGCTCAACAAAAGCTTCCGATCGTATCCCACACATTCTTGTAGATGTGCGGGGTGAGGAGAAAACACTAACAGTTTCCACCGATGAGGGCAACGAAAGGTCAAAGTCAAACTCAGCAGAAGCAGATAAGGTG ATTGAAATTCTTCAATACCTGAAACAAATATGCGCCGGAAAGAGACTTTACCATGAGATAGATGCAGGGACTCGGTTTAAAGAGCTGCTAGAAACAAACCAAGAGGAAGAACGCAAAGACCTTTATGGGCTACCTGAGATAccaaaaaacacagaaaaaatttATTCTTACACGATCAAAGTCCTGACTCAATATAACGCTCAAAGGCATCTCCTGGAGGAAAAACTGGAGCAAGCATGCAAAGGACACCGAGGTGATCTCAGTCTCAGTCGCTATGACAAAAATAACATCACTGTCGGCACTGTTGTCTCCAGTCAAG GCGGAGAGTGGGACTACGTGGTCCTGAGTACAGTGCGCTCATTGCCTTCATACAAAATTGAGCCTCGGCCCACGTTAGGATGGTGTCGCCAGAACATGGGCTTCATCACTGACCAAAATCAGGTCAACGTTGCTCTCACAAGAGCTTGTCACGGTCTCATAATTGTGG gCAATGCAGAGTTATTAAAATGCGACCCCGTATGGAACAGACTTGTCACGAAATACGAAGAGCTTGGATGCGTGTATCAGTCCGCCGACTTCCCGCCGCCATTGCCCCAACAAAGACCCAGAGTCAAGTCACGTCGTCAGCCGGTGGCATCTAAGGAATGGCAGCAAGTCAGATCCGGCCAAGACCGCAGCACGTCTTCTGCACGTTAA
- the LOC112573503 gene encoding uncharacterized protein LOC112573503, translating into MGSKDDDNHMVRFKDDVEKIFQNAETEISGDTFRFEAAKGLVTIVRQHVESYTTQGCPEADLEAAVLERALKTASTLVAGVQENKEEIYDPRQTLVYLCSALSVSSLSLSIVSENGRVVYKLSVGGRKCLTLIEQLHIYCITKGSCEDPITEVQNLIWLSRLLVNLAFWVERTRPHTSYYIVSLVNRHNIVPYIVIPQMRQLYSAALVVVISSWLRMEHQQHYKEFHRLLTRGVNVADLSAQYVVRYNIVYAKLLYSCRRFTNALDRARDALSDSQDDEERREIEELITQLESALSQPQDDDAENEIDEDWLTDTNISQGELSARQVEEARFRYRPTPKHKRRRRSSITYALRSRSLERIPVTAGGKHDAQECLPGNLPLRASAVTHRLNESTPDLRRVGSFVDTSDNDSSTPEPPTYSSESETENDDEEEKPFRIGYDDDEEEPVDDVLSEEPVSTVVDDGKDWFEKSVEDLKV; encoded by the exons ATGGGATCAAAGGACGATGATAATCACATGGTGAGGTTTAAAGACGAtgttgagaaaatatttcagaacgCTGAAACAGAAATTAGTGGTGACACGTTTAGGTTTGAAGCAGCGAAGGGGCTTGTGACAATTGTCCGGCAACATGTCGAGAGCTACACAACACAAGGCTGTCCTGAAGCTGACCTGGAAGCTGCAGTGCTTGAACGAGCATTGAAAACCGCCTCGACTCTAGTAGCTGGTGTTCAGGAG AACAAGGAGGAAATCTACGACCCTCGTCAAACTCTAGTTTATCTTTGCTCTG CTCTCTCTGTGTCTTCGCTGTCTCTGAGTATTGTCAGTGAGAATGGACGCGTCGTCTACAAACTTTCTGTTGGGGGAAGAAAATGCCTTACCCTGATAGAACAGCTACACATATACTGTATCACGAAGGGCAGTTGTGAGGACCCTATTACCGAAGTTCAG AACCTTATCTGGCTCTCCCGCCTGTTGGTGAATCTGGCTTTTTGGGTGGAGCGCACGAGGCCACATACCTCCTACTACATTGTGTCTCTAGTGAACAGACATAACATCGTCCCGTACATCGTCATACCACAGATGAGACAACTGTACTCTGCTGCACTGGTTGTTGTTATCTCCTCTTGGCTGAGAATG gaacatcaacaacattacaAAGAATTTCACAGACTTCTAACACGAGGAG TAAATGTGGCCGATCTTTCAGCACAGTATGTGGTTAGGTACAACATCGTATATGCCAAACTACTCTACAGTTGCCGTCGATTCACAAATGCCCTTGACAGAGCAAGAGATGCACTCAGCGACTCACag GATGATGAGGAGAGAAGGGAAATTGAAGAGTTAATCACACAGCTAGAATCAGCTCTCTCACAGCCACAGGATGATGATGCAGAAAACGAGATTGATGAAGACTGGCTTACTGACACGAACATTTCTCAGGGTGAA CTGTCTGCCCGTCAAGTTGAAGAAGCTCGATTTCGCTATAGACCAACCCCGAAACACAAAAGAA GAAGACGATCGTCGATAACATACGCTCTTCGAAGTCGGTCTCTCGAAAGAATACCTGTGACGGCGGGCGGTAAACACGATGCCCAAGAGTGTCTTCCTGGAAACCTACCTCTGCGGGCGTCAGCAGTTACACACAGACTCAACGAAAGCACCCCTGATTTAAGACGCGTAGGCAGCTTTGTGGACACCTCTGATAATGACTCATCAACGCCTGAGCCTCCTACTTACAGCAGTGAGTCTGAGACAGAAAATGACGATGAAGAAGAGAAACCCTTTCGGATCGGATATGACGACGATGAGGAAGAACCAGTTGACGACGTCTTATCGGAAGAACCAGTCTCAACAGTGGTGGATGACGGGAAAGACTGGTTTGAGAAGAGTGTGGAGGACTTGAAAGTGTAG
- the LOC112573694 gene encoding LOW QUALITY PROTEIN: helicase with zinc finger domain 2-like (The sequence of the model RefSeq protein was modified relative to this genomic sequence to represent the inferred CDS: deleted 3 bases in 2 codons), with product MARTAEARNDRHVYRLSLKKTKDREEKMGQADENGSQGMEAELLAGTNVEAVEQSDVRPMNPQPPVYKTLHKTLEQFGEECYEQNETEVLSDDGELDWYEESVKKFKNDQTDDVEEEEIYLSHQQKEKFKKRKRRDRDFYKPLIKNEKELDRMIKKEPRKYKRCILKIESSHKSIAKVLEKGNDAICEILINGRSKCGQSYMDDEVVVEIVNPRRAGDAPSEPVSRGGVRRDADNLAYGDVVGMYPSKRKRFKDVDHPVLFCTLDEMEDHLMKPLCKTVPKVHVLHNTIKNTDRGKVKNRVEIKRIVNGYVQSERVMKIDPEKRDLYIFRVAVLTWSHQNIYPLGAVLEVGIGGTDFSGLEVLCLQQQVRKLYPRNVVQEVDNLLAETSMLGRHDITNEKVFTIDPPGSKDLDDALSIKKEGQDFVVGVTLLTWHLSLKKVLKSTRKPRKEQSLSIRRIADHILCCQNHSVTGSAVFLQTKFVQPCLCSFILTKAESCERTKIHETLVSETCMTLKATSKLHALVEELMILTNIHIAKCLKANPLYANVLILRSHKSPTQQQLAEWRHKEGNVANLVLKLQGKKTSPGHKLSLEAGWDERQHVVVQENIWTKLALCFETGNWAEARKLACTDALHPLQCLANEHWIEMMETAEYKCAYGLNEPDVSHFDLEVTCYTHFTSPSGGTPTCTFIDYCTPISTANHPTLSSTQRTCSSERLDRTLRKISRHVARHDFPTLPRTGVKYITSELGKAFSDTRSETRDGDNNEIRSCLFQAQFSPGQVLQVQMSAKPSRGLLSPQLDLVQLTRNVTICTRHLKDSVTCLSRPATQVVRDKGFTNHKDYLDAWMPLLEMEAAAEAGDSGLGTMVENVRVTIKREASSSGSGPAVFRGTFRLPTTFCFNRSIEFGGAEPESLKDDEELTGTPSCPLDYLCIRYQVNCGSIIKSKAQASSFAPVIDTHFTWVGHAGVVSVKKVTAGRGGHERIKSGSKKNKAKDKKQQEEVFVEVSFLLTHNSPQPPPQLMVSEGACIFGNYAENGSNQTCSGDAVRDQEGRMRTRPGARLWHQTSPSTLDERHLNLGRRSSCEVNVRGLGGKPLPGNNDRQAKAIQTALTNTLSTIQGPPGTGKSYTGVKLVYLFNKINQQLAREGKGKKKTILFCGPSNKSVDHVARILKERLGASCPKLVRMYGSAIETKDYPIPQTHVQTRRGTKDLKSDPSLQEISLHHIIRRNGNKHAEEINQLDNFFARCLEEPNKYKATREDLERHRELVNKASIEELGNYEVILTTCAMGGNKKLVKGAKEQIFQVIIDECAMSPEPHSLVPIVANKAKQVVLIGDHKQLRPIIRCKQAEELGLDQSLFERLYEKYPKQRVFLDKQYRMHPKICEFPSRAFYDGKLITESSFLWEGEPLPFWTPDRQTQKKIPHLLVDIKGNEECLTVSTEEGNEKSKSNVQEVEKVAEIFVYLKKEFKLDVANIKILSQYNAQRNLIEQRLLQLCEDREVFDRYDQHKVNVSTVVSSQGGEWDYVIVSTVRSLPSYKIEPHATLGWCHQNMGFITDQNQVNVALTRARRGLIIVGDKELLECDPLWKDLIQSYEHEHCIKKAGEFPPPPSRRRRRRN from the exons ATGGCACGCACAGCAGAAGCTAGGAACGACAGG CATGTTTATCGTCTTTCGTTGAAAAAGACTaaagacagagaagagaagATGGGTCAAGCAGACGAGAATGGCAGCCAAGGGATGGAGGCAGAGCTACTCGCTGGGACAAATGTTGAGGCGGTGGAG CAAAGCGACGTTCGTCCAATGAACCCACAGCCGCCGGTTTACAAAACCCTCCACAAAACTTTGGAACAG TTCGGCGAAGAATgttatgaacaaaatgaaaccGAAGTTTTGAGCGATGATGGGGAGCTCGACTGGTATGAAGAAAGCGTCAAAAAGTTCAAAAACGACCAGACAGATGACgtcgaagaagaagaaatttatcTCTCTcaccaacagaaagaaaagtttaaaaaaagaaaacgacgTGATCGAGATTTTTATAAACCCCTCATCAAGAATGAAAAGGAGCTAGATAGAATGATCAAAAAGGAGCCTAGAAAATACAAACGATGTATTCTAAAGATTGAATCCTCGCACAAGTCCATAGCCAAGGTTCTGGAAAAAGGAAATGACGCCATTTGCGAAATCTTGATCAACGGACGATCGAAATGTGGACAATCCTACATGGACGACGAAGTTGTGGTGGAAATCGTGAACCCTCGGCGTGCTGGCGACGCCCCGTCTGAACCAGTTTCTCGTGGAGGAGTAAGAAGAGATGCAGATAACCTTGCATATGGGGATGTCGTGGGTATGTACCCGTCTAAACGAAAACGCTTCAAAGACGTGGACCATCCCGTGCTGTTCTGTACTTTGGATGAGATGGAAGACCATCTCATGAAGCCTCTGTGCAAAACCGTACCAAAAGTGCATGTCCTGCACAACACGATCAAAAATACAGATCGTGGGAAGGTAAAGAACAGAGTGGAGATCAAGCGCATTGTTAACGGTTATGTGCAGAGTGAACGTGTCATGAAGATCGATCCAGAAAAGCGAGACCTGTATATCTTTAGAGTTGCTGTGCTGACATGGAGTCACCAGAACATATACCCTCTGGGTGCCGTCTTAGAAGTTGGCATCGGAGGTACAGATTTTTCAGGACTCGAAGTACTGTGCCTGCAACAACAAGTTCGCAAGCTCTATCCGAGAAATGTCGTACAAGAAGTCGACAATCTACTGGCGGAGACATCTATGTTAGGACGACATGatattacaaatgaaaaagtctTTACCATCGATCCTCCGGGGTCTAAAGATCTGGACGACGCTCTCAGCATCAAGAAGGAAGGGCAGGACTTTGTAGTCGGCGTCACATTGCTGACGTGGCATCTGTCGTTAAAAAAGGTTCTGAAGTCGACGAGGAAGCCAAGAAAAGAGCAGTCACTTTCTATCCGTCGTATCGCAGACCATATTCTATGTTGCCAGAACCACTCAGTCACGGGAAGTGCAGTCTTCTTGCAAACCAAATTCGTCCAACCGTGTCTGTGTTCTTTCATTTTGACAAAAGCGGAATCCTGCGAAAGGACAAAGATCCACGAA ACCCTCGTATCGGAGACTTGCATGACACTGAAGGCGACGTCGAAGCTCCATGCCCTGGTGGAAGAACTCATGATCCTAACCAACATACACATTGCAAAGTGTCTGAAGGCCAATCCTCTCTATGCCAACGTTTTGATTCTACGCTCGCACAAATCGCCGACACAACAACAGCTGGCAGAGTGGCGCCACAAGGAGGGAAACGTAGCCAACCTCGTCTTGAAGCTGCAGGGCAAGAAGACGAGTCCAGGCCACAAGCTGTCACTGGAGGCTGGTTGGGACGAGCGACAGCACGTGGTGGTGCAAGAAAATATCTGGACGAAGCTTGCTCTCTGCTTTGAGACAGGGAATTGGGCAGAAGCCAGAAAGCTGGCGTGTACAGATGCCCTTCATCCACTGCAGTGTCTCGCCAACGAGCATTGGATCGAGATGATGGAGACTGCCGAGTACAAGTGCGCGTACGGCTTGAATGAACCGGATGTCTCGCACTTCGATCTGGAAGTCACGTGCTACACGCATTTCACGTCCCCATCAGGCGGTACGCCGACCTGCACGTTCATCGACTACTGCACGCCTATCTCGACGGCCAACCACCCGACT CTCTCATCAACTCAGCGTACTTGTTCTTCAGAAAGACTGGATCGCACGTTGAGAAAGATTTCCAGACATGTTGCAAGACACGATTTTCCGACTCTTCCAAGAACAGGAGTAAAGTACATCACCTCTGAACTTGGCAAGGCATTTTCAGATACAAGATCCGAAACTAGAGATGGTGACAATAATGAAATCCGCTCTTGCCTCTTTCAAGCGCAGTTTTCTCCTGGGCAAGTTCTTCAAGTACAAATGTCTGCCAAGCCTAGCAGGGGTCTACTGAGTCCTCAGCTGGACCTTGTTCAGTTGACTCGCAACGTGACGATCTGCACACGACACCTAAAGGACTCTGTCACCTGTCTGTCTCGGCCAGCCACGCAGGTGGTGCGTGACAAGGGTTTCACGAACCACAAAGACTATTTGGACGCCTGGATGCCCTTACTAGAAATGGAAGCGGCGGCTGAGGCTGGGGACTCTGGTCTTGGGACGATGGTCGAAAATGTGAGAGTGACGATAAAGAGAGAAGCGAGCTCGAGTGGTTCAGGTCCTGCCGTTTTCAGAGGAACATTTCGATTACCGACTACGTTCTGCTTCAACCGTTCCATCGAGTTTGGTGGGGCGGAACCTGAAAGTCTCAAAGACGATGAAGAGTTGACGGGCACACCTTCCTGTCCTCTGGACTACCTGTGCATTCGTTATCAGGTGAACTGCGGTTCCATAATTAAGTCCAAAGCGCAAGCGTCTTCATTCGCACCTGTCATCGACACGCACTTTACCTGGGTCGGACACGCTGGAGTTGTCAGCGTAAAGAAGGTGACTGCAGGCAGAGGCGgacatgaaagaataaaatcaggcagcaaaaagaataaagctaaagacaaaaaacaacaggaagaaGTCTTTGTAGAAGTTAGCTTCTTGCTTACTCACAACAGCCCCCAACCGCCGCCACAGCTGATGGTATCCGAGGGTGC ATGTATTTTTGGAAATTATGCCGAAAACGGAAGTAACCAG ACGTGCTCAGGAGATGCTGTGCGAGATCAAGAAGGAAGGATGCGAACTCGCCCAGGCGCTCGCTTATGGCACCAAACAAGTCCCTCCACTCTAG ACGAGCGTCACCTGAATCTCGGAAGGAGAAGCAGCTGTGAAGTGAATGTCAGAGGACTTGGTGGCAAGCCACTGCCGGGAAACAACGATCGTCAAGCTAAAGCGATTCAGACGGCATTGACAAATACTTTGTCTACCATACAAGGACCCCCAG GAACAGGAAAGAGCTACACAGGTGTGAAACTGGTGTACTTGTTCAACAAAATCAACCAGCAGCTTGCCAGagaaggaaagggaaaaaagaaaacgattCTGTTTTGTGGACCATCAAACAAATCCGTGGACCATGTTGCAA GGATTCTGAAAGAACGCCTCGGTGCAAGCTGTCCAAAGCTGGTCAGAATGTATGGATCTGCCATAGAAACAAAGGATTATCCCATTCCTCAAACTCACGTGCAGACAAGACGTGGTACCAAAGATCTCAAGAGTGATCCAAGTCTTCAG GAAATTAGCTTGCATCACATCATTCGAAGAAACGGCAATAAGCACGCTGAGGAAATAAACCAGCTCGACAACTTCTTTGCTCGTTGCCTGGAAGAACCTAATAAGTACAAGGCTACCAGAGAGGACTTGGAACGCCACCGTGAACTGGTCAACAAGGCTTCTATAGAAGAACTCGGCAACTACGAGGTCATCCTCACAACCTGTGCAATGGGTGGCAACAAAAAGTTGGTCAAAGGAGctaaagaacaaatatttcaa GTGATCATTGACGAGTGCGCCATGTCACCGGAGCCACACAGTCTGGTGCCCATTGTGGCCAACAAGGCCAAGCAGGTGGTCCTCATCGGAGACCACAAGCAGCTCCGTCCAATCATTCGCTGCAAACAGGCGGAAGAGCTGGGCCTGGATCAGTCCCTGTTTGAACGTCTTTACGAAAAGTACCCCAAGCAGCGAGTGTTCCTTGATAAGCAGTACCGAATG CATCCCAAAATTTGCGAGTTCCCATCCCGTGCATTCTACGATGGAAAACTGATCACAGAAAGTTCGTTTCTGTGGGAAGGTGAGCCGCTTCCATTCTGGACGCCTGACCGTCAGACGCAAAAAAAGATTCCTCACTTGTTAGTGGACATCAAAGGAAACGAAGAA TGCTTAACGGTGTCCACTGAAGAAGGCAACGAGAAATCGAAGTCCAATGTACAAGAAGTGGAAAAAGTG GCTGAGATCTTTGTGTACCTCAAGAAGGAGTTCAAGCTAGATGTGGCCAACATAAAAATCTTGTCTCAGTACAATGCTCAGCGCAACCTCATCGAGCAGAGACTCCTCCAGCTTTGTGAGGACCGCGAGGTGTTCGACCGTTACGACCAGCACAAGGTCAACGTCAGTACAGTTGTGTCGAGCCAAG GAGGAGAGTGGGACTACGTGATCGTGAGCACAGTTCGCTCGCTGCCATCCTACAAGATAGAGCCACACGCCACACTGGGATGGTGTCACCAAAACATGGGTTTCATCACCGACCAGAACCAAGTCAACGTGGCCCTCACGCGGGCCCGCCGAGGGCTCATTATTGTGG GTGACAAAGAACTTCTTGAATGCGATCCGTTGTGGAAAGACCTGATACAAAGCTACGAACACGAACATTGCATAAAGAAAGCCGGTGAATTTCCACCTCCGCCAAGTAGAAGGCGTCGTCGTCGTAATTAA